The Budorcas taxicolor isolate Tak-1 chromosome 18, Takin1.1, whole genome shotgun sequence genome window below encodes:
- the LOC128063883 gene encoding free fatty acid receptor 3-like, with protein MGTARFLSLLPDNSSPDLIWRSWQGVERQSPRGLKAAVAMTSPDRSFFLGNHWLFFSVYLFTFLVGLPLNLMALAIFVGKLRRRPVAVDVLLLNLTLSDLVLLLFLPFRMVEAASAMHWSLPFVFCPFSRFLFFTTIYLTSLFLAAVSTERFLSVAYPLWYKTRPRPGQAGLVSGACWLLAAAHCSVVYVIEFSGDSSPSQGINGTCYLEFREDQLALLLPVRLEMAVVLFGVPLFISSYCYSRLVYILGRGASHRRRKRVAGLAAATLLNFLVCFGPYNVSHIVGYIQGKSPTWRSYVLLLSTLNSCFDPLVYYFSSSGFQADFQELLGRLTGSWGPWRQENGITSKKSEGEGPPQELFNIEAS; from the exons ATGGGCACTGCCAGGTTTTTATCACTTCTGCCAGATAATAGCTCACCGGACTTGATCTGGAGGAGCTGGCAAGGTGTTGAGCGGCAGAGCCCTCGGGGTCTCAAAGCAGCAG tGGCCATGACCAGCCCAGACCGCTCCTTCTTCCTCGGCAATCACTGGCTCTTCTTCTCCGTGTACCTCTTCACCTTCCTCGTGGGGCTCCCCCTCAACCTGATGGCCCTGGCGATCTTCGTGGGCAAGCTGCGGCGCCGCCCGGTGGCCGTGGACGTGCTCTTGCTAAACCTCACCCTCTCGGACCTGGTCCTGTTGCTCTTCCTGCCGTTCCGCATGGTGGAGGCGGCCAGTGCCATGCACTGGTCCCTGCCCTTCGTCTTCTGCCCCTTCTCCAGGTTCCTCTTCTTCACCACCATCTATCTCACGTCCCTCTTCCTGGCAGCTGTGAGCACAGAGCGCTTCCTGAGTGTGGCCTACCCGCTTTGGTACAAGACTCGGCCGAGGCCGGGGCAGGCTGGCCTGGTCAGTGGGGCCTGCTGGCTCCTGGCCGCTGCTCACTGCAGCGTGGTCTACGTCATCGAATTCTCAGGGGACTCCTCCCCTAGCCAGGGTATCAACGGGACCTGCTACCTGGAGTTCCGGGAGGATCAGCTGGCCCTTCTCCTGCCTGTCCGGCTAGAGATGGCAGTGGTCCTCTTTGGGGTGCCCCTGTTTATCAGCAGCTACTGCTACAGCCGCCTGGTCTACATACTCGGGAGGGGAGCAAGCCATCGCCGTCGGAAGAGAGTGGCAGGGCTGGCGGCCGCCACGTTGCTCAACTTCCTCGTCTGCTTTGGGCCCTACAACGTGTCCCACATCGTGGGCTACATCCAGGGTAAAAGCCCCACGTGGAGAAGTTACGTGCTGCTCCTCAGCACCCTGAATTCCTGCTTCGACCCCCTCGTCTACTATTTCTCATCATCTGGATTCCAAGCTGACTTCCAGGAATTGCTGGGACGGCTGACTGGGTCCTGGGGCCCTTGGCGGCAGGAGAATGGCATCACCTCGAAGAAGAGTGAGGGAGAGGGGCCACCGCAAGAGCTGTTCAATATAGAGGCCAGCTAG